In the Populus trichocarpa isolate Nisqually-1 chromosome 1, P.trichocarpa_v4.1, whole genome shotgun sequence genome, one interval contains:
- the LOC7496016 gene encoding uncharacterized protein LOC7496016 has translation MLTTLLTLKQQPRVPEREKRIMAISNVHYFMILAILAVIGILIPSNNVALGQECHGDFQGLITQCSKYVQIQGPQTDPSPDCCNTIKTLDVPCVCKQVTNDIEAVINMAKVAHVAQYCGIPLAHGTKCGSFTIP, from the exons ATGCTTACCACCCTGCTCACACTCAAACAACAACCAAGAGTACCGGAGAGGGAGAAGAGAATTATGGCTATCTCGAATGTCCACTACTTTATGATCCTAGCCATTCTTGCAGTGATCGGAATTCTGATTCCGAGCAACAATGTAGCCCTTGGCCAAGAATGCCATGGTGACTTCCAAGGTTTAATTACACAATGTTCCAAGTATGTTCAGATACAAGGGCCACAGACAGACCCATCTCCCGACTGTTGCAATACAATCAAGACTCTCGATGTCCCTTGTGTGTGTAAGCAAGTCACTAACGACATTGAAGCTGTCATTAATATGGCAAAAGTGGCCCATGTTGCTCAATATTGTGGCATACCACTCGCACATGGCACCAAATGTGGAA GCTTCACCATTCCATGA
- the LOC7496020 gene encoding protein JINGUBANG: MDLLVSEITTPSTPLLFAAATSTIGMSSTSSSSSICSSEASEDSPAISFRFELQDVKYDYPSKSLSGAYSYRPLAVLSDHVGPVSCLALCGEFILSASQGKDIIVWQQPDLRLFTKFGQGDGSVKALVSVGNKVFTAHQDSRIRVWKVSRRSENVFRLVDTLPTTKDYLGKFMKQSNYVQTRRHHKKLWIEHADSISCLAVYNGLVYSGSWDKTLKVWRISDLKCLESIKAHDDAINGLVACKGIVYSASADGKIKAWGKEGKSSHSLKGILEGHKDVSLNSVIVSDDGKWVYGGGSDGFVMGWEGSYDFVSWKMVSETKAHQMAVLCICLAGEFLFSGSADKNIGIWKREAFGKLSKVGVINGHEGPVKCLQASPNIVGGGFLLYSGGLDKSLRVWWVPKHSTLENTEEKSISLC, encoded by the coding sequence ATGGATCTTCTTGTGTCAGAAATCACAACTCCTTCAACTCCATTATTATTTGCAGCAGCTACAAGTACTATTGGCATGAGTAGtactagcagcagcagcagtattTGCAGCAGTGAAGCCAGTGAAGATAGCCCGGCAATATCATTTCGTTTTGAGCTTCAAGATGTCAAGTATGATTATCCAAGCAAATCTCTATCTGGGGCTTATTCATATAGGCCTTTGGCTGTTTTATCAGATCATGTTGGACCAGTTTCTTGCTTGGCCTTATGTGGGGAATTCATTCTAAGTGCTTCTCAAGGCAAGGATATTATAGTTTGGCAACAGCCTGATTTGAGGTTGTTTACAAAGTTTGGTCAAGGTGATGGTTCTGTTAAGGCATTAGTTTCTGTTGGCAATAAGGTTTTTACTGCTCATCAAGATAGTAGAATTAGAGTATGGAAGGTGTCAAGGAGGTCTGAAAACGTGTTTAGGCTTGTTGATACACTTCCTACTACAAAGGATTATTTAGGAAAGTTTATGAAGCAAAGTAATTATGTGCAAACTAGGAGGCATCATAAGAAATTATGGATTGAACATGCTGACAGTATTTCTTGTTTAGCTGTTTATAATGGGTTAGTTTATTCTGGTTCTTGGGACAAGACTCTTAAGGTTTGGAGGATATCAGATTTGAAGTGTTTGGAGTCAATTAAGGCTCATGATGATGCTATAAATGGATTGGTGGCTTGTAAAGGGATAGTTTATTCAGCATCTGCAGATGGGAAAATAAAGGCTTGGGGGAAAGAGGGAAAGAGTTCACATTCTTTGAAGGGGATTTTGGAGGGTCATAAAGATGTTTCGCTTAATTCAGTGATTGTTTCAGATGATGGAAAGTGGGTTTATGGAGGAGGATCAGATGGGTTTGTGATGGGGTGGGAAGGGAGTTATGATTTTGTGAGTTGGAAGATGGTGTCTGAGACGAAAGCACATCAAATGGCTGTTTTGTGCATTTGTCTAGCGGGGGAGTTTTTGTTTAGTGGATCAGCTGATAAGAATATTGGTATATGGAAGAGAGAGGCTTTTGGTAAGCTTTCCAAGGTCGGGGTCATAAATGGCCATGAAGGGCCTGTCAAGTGTCTACAAGCATCAC
- the LOC7496017 gene encoding uncharacterized protein LOC7496017, whose protein sequence is MAIMNINSMMVLAFFAMTGILISSDHVARGQGCQGDLQGLITQCARFVQRAGPQKDPSQECCSVIKSVDIPCVCKYITGEIEAVVDMGKVVHVAASCGKPLDHGMKCGSYTVP, encoded by the exons ATGGCAATCATGAACATCAACTCCATGATGGTCTTGGCTTTTTTTGCCATGACTGGAATACTCATTTCCAGTGACCATGTAGCCCGTGGCCAAGGATGCCAAGGTGACTTACAAGGGCTAATAACTCAATGTGCAAGGTTTGTTCAAAGGGCTGGGCCACAAAAGGACCCATCTCAAGAATGTTGCAGCGTGATCAAGTCTGTTGATATCCCATGTGTGTGTAAATACATCACTGGGGAGATTGAAGCTGTCGTTGACATGGGAAAAGTTGTTCATGTTGCTGCCTCTTGCGGCAAACCACTTGACCATGGCATGAAATGTGGAA GCTACACAGTTCCATGA
- the LOC7496018 gene encoding protein EARLY RESPONSIVE TO DEHYDRATION 15: MATLVSGRSTLNPNAPLFIPNVYRQVEDFSPEWWELVKTSTWFRDFWLSQHPEGSFDGSAGADDDLTDLLPEDLDVGVEEFSNLEAQFEEMVMLAEAEEKTDFSATDPKVEMKPLNGLLVDVKALLNDLNVPKSPKDRNPRSPRTPTKYQTKPLHCVSGKRTALNIHQPR, encoded by the exons ATGGCAACTTTGGTTTCTGGAAGATCGACATTGAATCCCAATGCACCTCTCTTTATTCCTAATGTATATCGACAAGTGGAGGATTTCTCACCGGAATGGTGGGAGCTCGTGAAAACTTCGACTTGGTTCAGGGACTTCTGGTTGAGTCAGCATCCGGAGGGGAGTTTTGATGGAAGTGCTGGTGCTGATGATGACCTTACGGATTTGCTGCCGGAGGATTTGGATGTTGGTGTTGAGGAGTTTTCTAACTTGGAAGCTCAATTTGAGGAGATGGTCATGTTGGCTGAAGCTGAAGAGAAAACTGACTTCAGTGCTACCGATCCCAAAGTTGAAATGAAGCCTCTAAATG GTCTCCTAGTGGATGTGAAAGCTTTGCTGAATGACCTAAACGTGCCAAAATCTCCCAAGGACAGAAATCCCAGATCTCCAAGAACCCCGACAAAGTACCAAACGAAGCCACTGCACTGCGTTTCTGGCAAGCGCACTGCACTAAACATCCACCAGCCTCGCTGA
- the LOC7496019 gene encoding uncharacterized protein LOC7496019, whose amino-acid sequence MSESKSNPQSSLRCHHCAGPLTKEMETSQWTVRPLIRDSFSMIGSAVGGTTSAFYGFNHVMPVVRRWVKGPMWLHFFIGAPPVIVFSSACAGLAGGAVPALAQLASSSYHAAFSSPSLPPSSQDDKRQKSRNSSTLMVMTCILVMISIITHFPVLPIC is encoded by the exons ATGTCAGAATCGAAGTCAAATCCTCAAAGTAGTTTGCGATGCCATCACTGTGCTGGCCCTCTGACCAAAGAGATG GAAACTAGTCAATGGACTGTTCGACCTCTAATCAGAGATAGCTTTTCCATG ATTGGCTCTGCTGTTGGTGGTACAACAAGTGCATTTTATGGATTCAACCATG TGATGCCAGTAGTCCGGAGATGGGTAAAAGGACCAATGTGGCTCCATTTCTTTATTGGT GCACCTCCTGTAATAGTATTCTCTTCAGCTTGTGCGGGATTGGCAG GTGGTGCTGTTCCAGCGCTGGCGCAGCTTGCGTCCTCTTCTTACCATGCAGCATTCTCATCTCCTTCGTTACCTCCTTCCTCTCAGGATGATAAAAGGCAAAAGTCCAGAAATTCCTCCACTCT GATGGTAATGACTTGCATCCTAGTTATGATATCAATAATCACTCATTTTCCAGTATTGCCaatttgttga